tcaacgtcTTTGCATAAAAGAGCATTTCcgtaaattcacatttaaaaattataaagattgaaatttttggggacgggtcgttacttttatagtaagtttttttagtagtttgaaaaattaaaatcatcaaaataacttttttcttatcgtgtcgaaacaggtttTCCACTTGTCACTCTcatgtaaacctgttaaggacccattattaatgggtttttatcgtgtgacccgataacaacccgattagttatcgtgttgacccaaaattcgttattttcgtgtcatgttaacgggtcgtgtaagaaTTTGTCAGGTCTAAAGGAGACGATCAACATCTGGggagaaatgagaaagaaagaggtttcttaaaattaactttaattattaaaaaaaaattaataatttttatttcaattggCAAAGAAGTGGGCCTTACTCCTACCACGTTGTCATTTAACAGgtagttctgtgtaatttactcttaaaaaaattgtcaaaatgCCTTATGGGAACAatttcaaagaaacaaaataggtaatgttggaaccaaatttgtgTACTGCTGTGGATGGTGGAGGCACAAATCCGACTAACCTATAAAACAACCGTGAGTAAGCCTAAGACTGGAGGGGGAGGGTGTGTGTGCCGGCCAAAGTCTCTCCGACGGTCAAGTTAGTCAGCAAGTATAAGACTCAAGCAGTGGGCAAGATAATTAGAGTGCGATGATACGCTACCAGAGACGAACCCTAGACGAGTGTATTTGTAACAGTTAGGATAAAGacctttttaggatagaatccttGTTCTAAGTTTAGAAAATCCTAGAGGATATATAGAAGTAGACATTGCATCTTCTttaggagtgtgattacttACGGCACACACCAATTCCTTCATTGTAGAAGCTCCACAACATATAGAGGATCTATCTGATTCCATGCCGAATCAGATCCCCGCGTCTTGCAAAACAAGCATGGTTAATCTTAGCAAAGTCGCTTAGACTTTGTGCACTGCTTTAGAACAAGATAATGGTGACACCACTGCTCCTTTAATCCAACTCCACTAGATAATGGTGACACTATTGAGTCCATGACCGAACTTTTGAAGGAAAATGTTCATGCTGGTCTCTCCACTCAATCTGGGCAAAATGGTCATGTTAATCTCTCCACTCACTTTGATCCCCAACTTCTTTGCACCAGAATCTATCCATGGTTCTTGGAATTAGGTCTAAGATTTCCTCTGTTTGATTTCTTGAAAGGCATCATGTTCATCTACAGTATGACTATTTGAGACTTAGCCCCAGCCTCATTCAGACTCATTACATGTTTTGAGCTTCTTAATCAGTGTATGGGATTGACCCTGACCTCCAGGAGTTTAGGATGAAGTTCAACGTGCGGAAAACTTTGATGGCTGTTAGGTTGATATTGTATACATGTTTCATACCtcttttacttattatttagtcataattttatattaaattggtGAGTTTAATGTGTCTTGTGTGAGTTTTTGTAGAAAAGATAATTTGTGAACGAAGCATAGAATTTGAGTCTTGATTTGGAAAAGCACAAAGAATCACCAAGTGGACTGTGAATTGTGATGGGCTGGAGTAATCCAAGATGGACTTGTACCTCTAAAGTCAGCCCAATTAGAGATGGTGGTGTTGTTGATGTTTCCCAAAATGAAATGTTTTTGGGATTCCAATAAGCATGTGGATTAGTAAAGAAAAGAAGGGGgatttaaagaaaaaacacGGCACATATAAAAGAGGGAATTGAGCGCCGCAAGAGGACTCTAGCATCTTCACAACACATACAGATCACATTTCAGAACTCCATAGAAAATTACAATTAGGAAAGAGGCTGCAGACTTCCCAGCGAATACACACACTCAAATACAAAGTTGTCTTCCATGTCATCGAATTCATCCATGTTTGTTCTTTAGTTCGATCATGAACTAAATCCTTTTGCAAGGGTTACACTCTTATCATGAACATCTAATTCTcgttattttatattaatctcagTTATTTTTCATGTTGAGTAATTGTTATTTTGCATTATTGTTATCAAATAACTGGCCATTATTTGTGCAAAGAATTAAATTGTGACTAACAGGTTGAGTTTAGTAGATTACTTCTCATAACAATTACCATGAATTTCATAGTTGAGTAGACATACTAGTTATGGTTTGTGTAGTTTGGTGTAGTTATCCGTTGAGCGTAAAGGGTTATGAGTATCTATATCTTATGGCTAGACATAACATAGGTGGATAGTTAGAAACATGATTAGTATATTCTAACAGAAAATATTGACAAAATCAAGGGATAATTGCTAGCAACATGGGAATAATTTGATGTTAATATGAATAACGGGATTAGATAGGATTGAGAATAAGGAACCTGATGTCCTAGTGCTTCCACACATTAATCTTTTATAATTCATTGACGTTTACTTCGTGTTCGATCGATTGTTATTTTTACTTGCGTTTCGTTTCTTTGCATATTTGAATTTGTGATCATAATccttcttttatttaattttagtttgaaGTTAATCGCAATAATAAATTTAGGTTAATCCGATCTTTGTTAGAAAGACACTCTACTTATCACTATATTACTTGGACGATATTGCACACTTGCCATTATCACAACAAGTTTTTGGCACTGCGGCCTCAGATTGAgttgaatttaattttcttacttttcaattttagttagtttaatattttttttttttgggttcattCTCACTGTTTTCATTGTTTCTTGTAGGTGAATGCTTGGCAAGCGTTTGTCAGATTGCGTACTATTTGAGTTTGAACATGAAATTGAGAAAAGACTTCGTGAAATCTGCAAGGAACAAAAGAAAGGTagtgagaaagaaaatgggCAAGAGAATAAGATGGCATTAGTTCAGAATGAAACGATGGGAGACCTTGATATTCCAACCATTCCAGGATCACCATCAAGCATAGTTCTTCTTGTAGTTGTAAATAattatgaattgaagaatatccaCTTTAATATGATACCTTCTTTTCATGGCATAAGCACTAAAGATCCGTTGGCACATATTAGAGATATCTTCAACATGGTGTCAAACATGGCATTAACAGAAGGGGTCACCAAGGAACATCTTAAGATGAAGGTCTTCCAGACACTATGAAAGACAAAGCAAAGACATGGTTGAATTCTTTGAAGCCTGGAACCTTGACAAGTTGAACAATATTCAGAATAAATTTTTGGAGAAATTCTTTTCGACTTAGATGACCGATACACTTAGAGATAATATCATGTAGTTCACTCAATTGGCTGATGAGACTTTTTCTGAGGCATAGGAGAGATTCAATACTTTGTTGATTTAGTGTCTGCACCATGGTTTGCCTACTCTAGTTCTCATGCGAAATTTTATAAGGGATTAACAGCTTCAAGCAAAGTTGCGGTAAACAACCTTGGAGGGGAATCAATTAAGAACAAGACCCCAGCTGAATATCAAGCACTTTTTGATACTTTGGCACTTGAAACACAACATTCTGAAGCAAGAGGAAAACGTGCAAGAGTTTTTGAGATTAACAATTCTAATGATTTTGCTTCAAGGGCATAAGTCAAAGCAATTGGTAGTAAACTAGACACTTTGCTTGCTATGAATGGGAGAGCACCAGTTCAAGAGACTTGTTCTATATGTGCAGTTCCTGGTCATTCTAGAATTGCTTGTCCGTATAGAGTTGATTTTCTTGAATTATTCAAGAACAAGTGAACATGGTGAAGACTGCAATCGAATGGAAAACAAGTTCAGACATCCCGGTAATGATCCATACTCTAGTACTTAGAATCAAGGATGGAGAAATTATCCAAGAGCAAGCAAAAGCAATAACTCTTCGTAATGGAAAACAAGTGAAGATTGCAGCGGATTTGGGACCAAATATTGAGGAGGAAGAGGTCCAAGAAATTGCACAAGAGCAGCAACCATTGTCAACTATCTTACAACCATCAGCCATCACGGGACCCATCGCAGACACTTCTTCGAAATCTGCCATTGCCGTTATGCCACTACCTATGCCTTTTGTCCACACCGTGAAGCTACATGTGCCCCTTATTCCTTTTCCTCTGTGGCTTAAGAAGAATAAGTTAGATGAGaagtatttcaaatttttagagATGTTTAAGAAATTGGAGATTAATATTCCATTTGCCGATACTCAGGAGCAGATGCCGAATTATGCCAAATTCATGATGGACATCatctcaaagaaaagaaaattcaatgATCATGAGATGATTCAGTTGACAAAAGAATACAGTGTAATCTTTCAAAGAAAGCTTTCGCTCAAGCAAAAAGATAGAGAGGGTtctagtattaatttattaccTTTATCTGTTGCTAAGAATATTGGAATAGGTGAAATTGA
This Pyrus communis chromosome 6, drPyrComm1.1, whole genome shotgun sequence DNA region includes the following protein-coding sequences:
- the LOC137737367 gene encoding uncharacterized protein, translated to MVKTAIEWKTSSDIPVMIHTLVLRIKDGEIIQEQAKAITLRNGKQVKIAADLGPNIEEEEVQEIAQEQQPLSTILQPSAITGPIADTSSKSAIAVMPLPMPFVHTVKLHVPLIPFPLWLKKNKLDEKYFKFLEMFKKLEINIPFADTQEQMPNYAKFMMDIISKKRKFNDHEMIQLTKEYSVIFQRKLSLKQKDREGSSINLLPLSVAKNIGIGEIEPTIVSLKMADRSIAYQEGIIKDVLVKVDKLFFPANFLVLDMEEDFETQLILGRPFLITARTLIDVEQRSLTHCYFSLRFVSLHI